The genomic segment CAATATCAGCACCGCCGTGCCACACGGCGGTGACGCGTTCGAGCGGTTTACCCCCCAGGGCCCGCTGGCGTTGCTGCCCATGTCTGGCGCGCGCAATTCGCTGGTTTGGTGCCTGCCGGCTGCGCATGAACAGGACATTGCCGACTGGGATGAGGGGCGGTTTTGCCATGCGTTGCAGCAGGCGTTTGGCTGGCGGCTCGGCCGTATTACCGCCGCCGGCGAGCGCCAGTGTTACCCGCTGCGGCTGCGCACGGCCGAGCGGCATATTGGCCACCGCCTGGCGCTGGTGGGTAATGCCGCGCAAACGCTGCATCCCATTGCCGGCCAGGGGTTTAACCTGGGGCTGCGCGATGTGATGACGCTGGCGGAAACTCTGGCGCAGGCTGCGGCGCAGGGAGAGGATATCGGCGATTACGTCGTGCTATCCCGCTACCAGCGTCGTCGGCAGCCGGACCAGGCCGGTACCGTTGGCATCACCGACGGGCTGATTCATCTGTTCGCCAACCGTCACCTGTCGTTAGTGGTGGGCCGAAATCTTGGGCTGCTGGCCATGGCCCATATTCCGTCGCTGCGCGATGCGCTGGCGCTTAAAACGCTGGGCTGGGTGGCCCGTTGACCCCGACCCGCAAGCAAGGATCCATTAAGCTATGCAAGCATTTGATATCGTGATTAGCGGCGGCGGCATGGTCGGCCTGGCGCTAGCCTGCGGCCTGCAGGGGACCGGATTGCGCGTGGCGGTCATCGAGCGCCAGGGGCCGGAGGTGATTCCCCCTGCCGAACAGCCGGCGTTGCGGGTTTCCGCCATCAATGCCGCCAGCCGGCATTTGTTGCAGCATGTGCAGGTCTGGGAGGCCATCACCGCGCAGCGCGCCAATCCTTATCGGGGCATGGAAGTCTGGGAGCGGGACAGCTTCGGGCGTATCGCTTTCGACGGTGCCGGGCTGGGCTATCCCGAGCTGGGGCATATCATTGAAAATCCGGTCATTCAGCAGGCTTTATGGCGCCGCGCGGAGCAATTGGCCGAGGTAACGCTGATAGCCCCTGCCACGCTGCGCCAGGTGGCCTGGGGTGAAAATGAAGCCTTTATCACCCTTGACGACGACCGGATGCTGACCGCCCGACTGGTCGTGGCGGCGGACGGCGCGCGCTCTTGGCTGCGGACCCATGCCGATATCCCGCTGACTTTTTGGGACTACCAGCATCATGCGTTGGTGGCGACCGTGCGCACCGCTCGGCCTCATGGCAATATCGCCCGACAAACGTTTCACGGTGACGGCATTCTGGCGTTTTTGCCGCTAAGCGACCCGCATTTAAGCTCTATCGTCTGGTCGCTGCCGCCGTCGGTGGCGCAAGAGCGCCTGACGGCGCCCGCCGAAGCGTTCAACGCCGCGCTGGCCATGAACTTCAGTCTGGCGCTGGGGTTATGCGAGCTGCTGGGCGAACGGCAAACCTTCCCGCTCACCGGCCGTTATGCGCGTAATTTTGCCGCTCACCGCCTGGTGCTGGTAGGGGATGCCGCGCATACCGTCCATCCGCTGGCGGGGCAGGGCGTAAACCTGGGGTTCATGGATGTCGCGGAACTGTTGGGAGAAGTGCGGCGCCTGCGAAAAGCCGGCAAGGATATCGGCCATTACCCCTACCTGCGGCGCTACGAGCGCAGCCGCAAACACAGCGTCGCGCTGATGCTGGCGGGCATGCAGGGGTTTCGCGAGCTTTTCGCCGGCCATCAGTCGCTAAAGAAATGGGTCCGCGACGCCGGTTTGCGGCTGGCGGATACGCTACCCGGCGTTAAG from the Candidatus Sodalis pierantonius str. SOPE genome contains:
- the ubiH gene encoding 2-octaprenyl-6-methoxyphenyl hydroxylase, encoding MSVTIIGGGMAGATLALALSHLSRGTLQIDLVEARTPESRDHPGFDARAIALAQGTCRELTTIGVWSALASCATAITRVEVSDKGHLGKVQIATDDYQLPALGYVVELHAAGKRLFDLLRQAPGVRLHCPATLTRLRREREETIITLDNGVELNAQLVVAADGSRSPLAAQCGMRWRQRDYQQIAVIANISTAVPHGGDAFERFTPQGPLALLPMSGARNSLVWCLPAAHEQDIADWDEGRFCHALQQAFGWRLGRITAAGERQCYPLRLRTAERHIGHRLALVGNAAQTLHPIAGQGFNLGLRDVMTLAETLAQAAAQGEDIGDYVVLSRYQRRRQPDQAGTVGITDGLIHLFANRHLSLVVGRNLGLLAMAHIPSLRDALALKTLGWVAR
- the ubiI gene encoding FAD-dependent 2-octaprenylphenol hydroxylase, with protein sequence MQAFDIVISGGGMVGLALACGLQGTGLRVAVIERQGPEVIPPAEQPALRVSAINAASRHLLQHVQVWEAITAQRANPYRGMEVWERDSFGRIAFDGAGLGYPELGHIIENPVIQQALWRRAEQLAEVTLIAPATLRQVAWGENEAFITLDDDRMLTARLVVAADGARSWLRTHADIPLTFWDYQHHALVATVRTARPHGNIARQTFHGDGILAFLPLSDPHLSSIVWSLPPSVAQERLTAPAEAFNAALAMNFSLALGLCELLGERQTFPLTGRYARNFAAHRLVLVGDAAHTVHPLAGQGVNLGFMDVAELLGEVRRLRKAGKDIGHYPYLRRYERSRKHSVALMLAGMQGFRELFAGHQSLKKWVRDAGLRLADTLPGVKPRFIKQAMGLNDLPAWLAAEPLD